One window of Neptuniibacter halophilus genomic DNA carries:
- the pilM gene encoding type IV pilus assembly protein PilM has translation MFGLLGKKSGSLVGLDIGSSSVKLVALAKSGRKYELDAYAVVSLPPSAVIDGNIQDVAEVAATIEKAVKVAGGKMSTAVAAVPASAVITKRIPMSNVFTEFELEDQIKVEADQFIPYPLDEVSIDFEIIGPADHGDNLNDVLLVACRKSDVEPREDAISGGGLDCTVIDVDTYAVERTFPLLHEAAPDTTVGVVDIGAATLTLNVFKNAELIYSREQAFGGNDLTNTIHQQYGMSVEEVEQALRLDDLSDEIKEMVVLPFRSTVAQQVSRSLQFYYSSGAHNELSALYLSGGCAAMEGLADQLSEELGINTDLANPFQQMSVNPRINRPRLERDAPSLVKACGLAMRGLEG, from the coding sequence GTGTTTGGCTTACTGGGGAAAAAGTCAGGTAGTCTGGTAGGGCTCGATATTGGTTCTTCATCCGTCAAGCTGGTGGCTTTGGCGAAAAGTGGACGCAAATATGAGCTGGATGCCTACGCTGTAGTCTCGTTACCGCCTTCTGCCGTGATTGATGGGAATATTCAGGATGTGGCTGAAGTGGCCGCAACGATTGAAAAGGCAGTGAAAGTTGCCGGCGGCAAGATGTCAACCGCGGTGGCAGCGGTTCCCGCCTCTGCGGTCATCACCAAACGCATTCCGATGAGCAACGTTTTCACTGAATTTGAACTGGAAGATCAGATTAAAGTGGAGGCCGATCAGTTTATACCCTACCCCCTCGATGAAGTGTCCATCGATTTTGAGATCATAGGTCCCGCAGATCACGGTGATAACCTGAATGATGTCCTGCTGGTTGCCTGCCGAAAGTCAGATGTGGAACCCCGGGAGGATGCGATTAGCGGTGGCGGGCTGGATTGCACGGTGATCGATGTCGACACCTATGCGGTTGAGCGAACCTTCCCGTTGCTGCATGAAGCTGCGCCGGATACCACTGTCGGCGTGGTTGATATAGGCGCTGCAACCCTCACGCTGAATGTATTTAAAAATGCAGAGCTGATCTACAGTCGAGAGCAGGCGTTTGGTGGTAACGACCTCACGAATACCATACATCAACAGTACGGAATGAGCGTGGAAGAGGTTGAACAGGCGCTGCGTCTGGATGACCTTTCCGATGAGATCAAAGAGATGGTCGTGTTGCCTTTCCGTAGCACCGTGGCGCAGCAGGTGTCCCGCTCTCTTCAATTTTACTATTCCTCCGGAGCCCACAATGAGCTTTCTGCGCTTTATCTGTCGGGGGGATGTGCAGCGATGGAAGGTCTGGCCGATCAGCTTTCTGAAGAGTTGGGTATTAATACCGATCTGGCTAATCCGTTTCAGCAGATGAGCGTCAATCCAAGAATAAACCGACCCAGGCTGGAGCGGGATGCCCCCTCTCTGGTTAAAGCCTGTGGTTTGGCTATGCGTGGTCTGGAAGGCTAA
- a CDS encoding pilus assembly protein PilP produces the protein MTRYTKMLLVALLTSILGGCVDWVESTDDLQVFVKEAQNRPPGRIEPLPEFKPYHSFVYEGASMREPFLPLVPVQADAEEPGGAVSEIVPDESREKEYLESFALDKLTMVGTITQREGEQLWALIQDANAEIHRVTLGNHMGLDFGEIVSLDERQIELVEIVANGRGGWMKRPRSLALREQE, from the coding sequence ATGACCAGATATACAAAAATGCTACTGGTAGCCCTGTTGACATCGATATTGGGGGGCTGTGTTGACTGGGTTGAGTCCACCGATGATCTTCAGGTGTTTGTTAAAGAAGCACAGAATCGACCGCCCGGAAGAATAGAGCCTTTACCGGAGTTCAAGCCCTATCACAGCTTTGTCTACGAAGGGGCTTCGATGCGGGAGCCTTTCCTGCCGCTGGTGCCGGTGCAGGCGGATGCAGAAGAACCGGGTGGAGCGGTCAGTGAGATTGTACCTGATGAGTCCAGGGAGAAAGAGTACCTCGAGTCTTTCGCGCTGGATAAGCTGACGATGGTTGGCACTATTACACAACGGGAAGGTGAGCAGTTGTGGGCGTTGATTCAGGATGCGAATGCTGAGATTCATCGGGTTACTCTGGGTAACCATATGGGTCTGGATTTCGGTGAGATTGTTTCTCTGGATGAGAGGCAGATTGAGCTGGTGGAAATTGTTGCAAACGGGCGAGGAGGTTGGATGAAGCGGCCTCGTAGCCTTGCCTTGAGAGAGCAGGAATAA
- a CDS encoding penicillin-binding protein 1A, with product MLGVLALAGAYYHFSPKLPDVEQLRDVRFQTPLRIYSQDQKLIAEFGEKRRTPISFEQIPRPFIQALTAAEDSRFFEHFGIDIKGLFRAAFQLATTGQIQSGGSTITMQVAKNFFLTRERTFSRKFMEILLALRIEQELSKEEIFELYINKIYLGHRSYGIQAAANVYYGRDIQDLSLAQYAMIAGLPKAPSAFNPITNPERAIERRNWILGRMHSLSFIDDQQLEEASAAEVTAKYHSSDIELRAFYVAEMVRQSLYEKYGEDLYTDGYKVFTTIDSRLQTTANTAVSDGLIAYSERHGYRGPEAHIDLQQTSLAEAEKTLNKTISYGILHPALVLDLNDKSAELLLKNGEKSTLEWEGLSWAKPYKTVNRTGKAPKKASDILKTGDLIRVREKEGKLFLSQIPKVQGSLVALNPTDGAIVSLVGGFNFTHNKFNRSTQAVRQPGSNFKPFIYAAALNQGYSPATLINDAPIVFDDKGLEGNWRPQNSSRKFYGPTRLREGLYKSRNLVTIRLLRSIGIDTAQSFLELAGFDRSKLPNNLTLSLGSADVTPLQLVSGYAAFANGGFRIEPYFIQRIESPMGETLFEASPRVVCQTCTPETTEGATQAPRIYDEKVAFLTYSLMQDTIRKGTGRKALVLKRNDLAGKTGTTNDQKDAWFSGFNRDYVVTTWVGFDNPTTLGRREYGGTAALPIWIDYMREALKDKPENAPAPPEGIVSVKIDPKSGKLAYPGQSDAIFEFFRQENVPTGYSTPASIRSGSTTEELF from the coding sequence TTGCTGGGTGTACTTGCCCTCGCCGGTGCATATTACCACTTCTCACCCAAGCTACCTGATGTTGAGCAGCTCCGGGACGTCCGTTTCCAGACGCCCCTGAGGATTTACTCTCAGGACCAGAAACTGATTGCCGAGTTTGGCGAAAAGCGCCGCACTCCCATCAGTTTCGAACAAATTCCCAGGCCATTTATTCAGGCCCTGACAGCCGCCGAAGACAGTCGCTTCTTTGAACATTTCGGCATCGACATTAAAGGCCTGTTCCGGGCAGCTTTCCAACTGGCGACAACCGGTCAGATCCAGAGCGGCGGCTCCACCATTACCATGCAGGTGGCAAAAAACTTCTTCCTCACCCGCGAACGCACATTCAGCCGTAAGTTCATGGAGATCCTCCTCGCTCTGCGTATAGAACAGGAGCTGAGCAAAGAGGAGATCTTTGAGCTATATATCAACAAGATCTACCTTGGCCATCGTTCATACGGCATTCAGGCGGCTGCCAATGTATATTACGGCCGGGATATCCAGGACTTGAGCCTGGCGCAGTACGCGATGATTGCAGGACTCCCCAAAGCACCTTCCGCCTTTAACCCGATCACCAACCCGGAGCGGGCGATTGAACGCCGCAACTGGATTCTGGGCCGCATGCACTCGCTGAGTTTTATTGATGATCAGCAACTGGAAGAAGCATCTGCTGCAGAAGTCACAGCAAAATACCACAGCAGCGACATTGAGCTGCGTGCCTTTTATGTAGCGGAAATGGTTCGCCAGTCACTCTATGAAAAATATGGCGAAGATCTTTATACCGATGGCTACAAAGTTTTCACCACCATCGACAGCCGACTACAGACCACGGCTAACACCGCTGTCTCTGACGGATTGATCGCCTACTCAGAACGCCATGGCTACCGAGGCCCTGAAGCCCATATTGATCTCCAGCAAACCAGCCTTGCCGAAGCGGAGAAAACCCTCAACAAGACCATCAGTTACGGCATATTACATCCCGCTCTGGTGCTGGATCTTAATGATAAAAGCGCCGAACTTTTACTGAAAAACGGCGAAAAGAGCACACTGGAATGGGAAGGACTTTCCTGGGCAAAACCTTATAAAACAGTTAACCGGACCGGAAAAGCACCGAAGAAAGCCAGCGATATTCTAAAAACAGGTGACCTGATCCGGGTGCGCGAAAAAGAGGGTAAACTATTCCTCAGCCAGATCCCTAAGGTTCAGGGCTCACTGGTGGCCCTCAACCCAACCGATGGCGCTATCGTTTCTCTGGTGGGAGGATTCAACTTCACCCACAACAAATTTAATCGCAGCACCCAGGCGGTACGCCAGCCGGGCTCCAACTTTAAACCGTTCATCTATGCCGCTGCGCTGAATCAGGGCTATTCCCCTGCCACGCTGATTAATGATGCGCCGATCGTTTTTGATGACAAAGGCCTTGAAGGTAACTGGCGGCCACAAAACTCGAGCCGCAAGTTTTACGGCCCGACCCGCCTGCGCGAAGGGCTCTATAAATCCAGAAATCTGGTCACCATTCGCCTGTTGCGCTCAATCGGCATTGATACCGCACAGAGCTTTCTCGAACTGGCCGGATTTGACCGCAGCAAACTCCCCAACAACCTGACCCTGTCGCTGGGCAGTGCGGATGTTACCCCGCTACAGTTAGTATCCGGCTATGCGGCATTTGCCAACGGTGGATTCAGGATTGAGCCCTATTTCATTCAGAGAATAGAAAGCCCGATGGGAGAAACCCTCTTTGAAGCCTCCCCAAGGGTCGTTTGCCAGACCTGCACACCCGAAACAACTGAGGGCGCAACTCAGGCACCGCGCATTTACGATGAGAAAGTGGCGTTTCTCACCTACAGCCTGATGCAGGACACCATTCGTAAAGGCACCGGACGTAAAGCTCTGGTCCTGAAGCGCAACGACCTCGCAGGTAAAACCGGAACGACTAACGATCAGAAAGACGCCTGGTTCTCAGGCTTCAACCGTGACTACGTGGTAACAACCTGGGTAGGCTTTGATAACCCAACCACGCTGGGCCGTCGCGAATATGGCGGCACTGCGGCACTGCCGATCTGGATCGACTATATGCGCGAAGCCCTGAAAGACAAGCCGGAGAATGCACCCGCACCACCCGAAGGGATCGTCAGTGTCAAAATCGATCCAAAATCCGGCAAACTGGCCTACCCGGGCCAAAGCGACGCCATATTCGAGTTTTTCCGTCAGGAGAACGTACCTACCGGCTACTCTACTCCGGCCAGCATTCGCAGCGGCAGCACCACAGAAGAGCTGTTCTAG
- a CDS encoding SPOR domain-containing protein has protein sequence MKQKLYFEPPSRLQLLEKLQHLLRFSDFLLLISGDRGAGKTTLLTQLLPEPDDSTLCCCFIKPRGELDQQSLLQLLIEQLPSHEQGGAGFADQLKVFHLQLKAMQAAGQKCLIIVDDAENLSREALALLFNLHQADAQLILMSEPAFSDVLLASEQVRQLEGRVHHVIMEPMSEEETSEYLQLCHPALSSLPEKKKRELIRLAEGMPGRIETLLAGGKVSSAQASKKATAFPLPPLHMAGIGLVLVAIIAASLWQFMPEETAEPAVVSSDERVSLPLAVPAADGNAATEVVLSKPDAPETEVASDETAASEQIKRDLAERLAQQEDKLKQQQVAAAPAPQPQQEAPSERSEPVAKEADKADLAQELREVVAKNTPPTVAEQGPGGTAQVVQPDSKKQAPVAASEPKATGGGLSTSESLLLSWPESSYTLQMLGARSKESALEFISSQPDSSLFYYFSTIYKGQPWHVVVYGQYPNRDVANASIRKLPAALQKVRPWARSLKGVQVDIRKK, from the coding sequence ATGAAACAGAAGCTCTATTTTGAACCTCCAAGCCGTTTGCAGTTGCTGGAAAAGCTCCAGCACCTGCTGCGTTTCTCTGATTTTCTGCTGCTGATCTCGGGAGATCGCGGGGCAGGAAAAACCACACTGTTGACCCAGTTGTTACCCGAGCCTGATGACAGCACGCTTTGCTGTTGTTTTATCAAACCCCGGGGGGAACTGGATCAGCAATCTTTGCTTCAGCTACTGATAGAGCAGTTGCCTTCGCATGAACAGGGTGGCGCCGGGTTCGCGGATCAGCTAAAGGTTTTTCACCTGCAGCTTAAGGCGATGCAGGCGGCAGGTCAGAAGTGCCTGATAATTGTGGACGATGCAGAAAACCTGAGTCGGGAAGCGTTGGCACTGCTCTTCAATCTGCATCAGGCGGATGCGCAACTGATCTTAATGTCCGAGCCGGCATTCAGCGATGTGCTCCTGGCAAGTGAACAGGTGCGTCAGCTCGAGGGGCGGGTACACCATGTCATTATGGAGCCGATGTCCGAAGAGGAAACCTCAGAATATCTGCAGCTCTGTCATCCTGCACTCTCCTCTCTGCCGGAAAAGAAAAAACGGGAACTGATCCGTCTGGCAGAAGGGATGCCGGGACGGATTGAGACGCTGCTGGCAGGAGGAAAGGTGTCTTCTGCTCAAGCCAGTAAAAAAGCCACAGCCTTTCCGTTACCGCCGTTGCATATGGCAGGCATCGGACTGGTACTGGTTGCTATTATCGCCGCGTCGCTTTGGCAATTCATGCCGGAAGAAACCGCTGAGCCTGCAGTTGTTTCCAGTGATGAGCGTGTGAGTCTGCCGCTGGCGGTACCGGCTGCCGATGGTAATGCTGCGACGGAGGTCGTGCTTAGCAAACCTGATGCACCTGAAACGGAAGTGGCGTCTGATGAGACCGCCGCCTCTGAGCAGATTAAACGCGATCTGGCTGAGCGTTTAGCTCAGCAGGAAGATAAGCTTAAACAGCAGCAGGTGGCTGCTGCACCGGCTCCGCAGCCGCAGCAAGAAGCGCCCTCTGAACGCTCTGAACCGGTTGCTAAAGAGGCCGATAAAGCCGATCTGGCGCAGGAGCTGCGTGAGGTTGTTGCGAAAAATACACCGCCCACTGTGGCCGAGCAGGGGCCGGGAGGTACTGCTCAGGTTGTTCAGCCTGATAGTAAAAAGCAGGCTCCGGTTGCTGCATCTGAACCCAAAGCGACTGGCGGTGGGTTATCGACGTCAGAAAGCTTGTTGCTGAGCTGGCCCGAATCAAGCTATACCCTGCAGATGCTGGGGGCGCGCTCAAAAGAGAGTGCATTGGAATTTATTAGTTCTCAGCCCGATTCCAGTCTTTTTTACTATTTTTCAACAATCTACAAAGGTCAGCCGTGGCACGTAGTGGTCTATGGCCAGTACCCGAATCGGGATGTGGCCAATGCCTCAATACGCAAGCTCCCGGCTGCGCTGCAAAAAGTCCGGCCCTGGGCCAGAAGCCTGAAAGGGGTCCAGGTGGATATTCGGAAAAAATAG
- a CDS encoding type 4a pilus biogenesis protein PilO: MDALKNAFKGFDPNNLDFNTAGNWPVGVKVISYLLLLAAIVAAGWHFYITDKQTALQAEIRKEPDLRSIYKDKAFQVANLEALRKQMQDVEGKFAELLKQLPTQKEVPGLLDDITNLGTDSGLDIGSIRLQPEKKSEFYVELPININVSGSYHQMGQFVSGIAALPRIVTLHDYAIKPQGETVAMTISAKTYRYDDTK; this comes from the coding sequence ATGGATGCGTTAAAAAATGCCTTTAAAGGGTTTGATCCGAATAATCTGGATTTCAACACCGCTGGTAACTGGCCGGTCGGGGTTAAAGTAATCAGTTATCTGCTGCTGCTGGCTGCAATTGTAGCGGCGGGCTGGCATTTCTATATTACGGATAAACAGACGGCGCTGCAGGCGGAGATTCGCAAGGAGCCGGATCTGCGCTCGATTTATAAAGATAAGGCCTTCCAGGTTGCGAACCTGGAGGCGTTGCGTAAACAGATGCAGGATGTTGAAGGTAAATTTGCTGAGCTGCTGAAACAACTGCCTACTCAGAAAGAGGTGCCCGGGCTACTGGACGACATCACGAATCTGGGCACTGACAGTGGACTGGATATCGGCTCGATACGGTTACAGCCTGAGAAGAAAAGTGAGTTCTATGTAGAACTGCCTATCAATATTAATGTATCAGGTTCTTATCATCAGATGGGGCAGTTTGTCAGCGGTATCGCTGCTCTGCCGAGGATTGTAACCCTGCATGATTATGCAATTAAGCCTCAGGGTGAAACCGTTGCGATGACGATCAGTGCCAAAACATACCGCTATGATGATACTAAGTAG
- the aroK gene encoding shikimate kinase AroK, with product MGAGKSTIGRLLSQELKLEFVDSDREIEARAGADIPWIFDVEGEEGFRDREENVIRELSARRSIVLSTGGGAVLRGNNRAQLQANGTVVYLQTSVEQQLDRTARDKNRPLLQTENPRAVLENLMEQRHPLYLESADIIVKTDKRHPKTVANEIIRQLKSTSPLDQE from the coding sequence ATGGGAGCTGGTAAAAGCACCATAGGCCGTTTGTTATCTCAAGAACTAAAACTTGAATTTGTTGACTCAGACCGGGAGATAGAGGCGCGAGCAGGTGCGGATATCCCCTGGATATTTGATGTTGAGGGTGAAGAGGGTTTTCGGGATCGCGAAGAAAACGTGATCCGTGAGCTCTCAGCGCGGCGCTCCATTGTGCTCTCAACCGGTGGTGGTGCAGTCCTGCGCGGTAATAACCGTGCGCAGCTTCAGGCGAATGGCACGGTGGTTTACCTGCAAACCTCGGTTGAACAGCAACTGGACAGGACTGCCCGGGATAAAAACCGGCCTCTGCTGCAAACAGAAAACCCCCGCGCAGTATTGGAGAATCTGATGGAGCAGCGTCACCCGCTCTATCTTGAATCAGCAGATATTATTGTGAAAACCGATAAGCGACACCCGAAGACGGTTGCCAACGAAATTATCCGGCAACTGAAATCGACCTCCCCGCTGGATCAGGAATAA
- the aroB gene encoding 3-dehydroquinate synthase: MRKLNVDLGERSYPIYIGQGLLDKGLMVPFIRGRQVLIVTNETIAPHYLGRLEKSLQGQFQVDSLVLPDGEQYKNLDQINAIFDALLEKKHNRTTTLIALGGGVVGDMTGFAAACYQRGVDFIQVPTTLLSQVDSSVGGKTGVNHPKGKNMIGAFHQPQCVVIDTDVLNSLPEKELSAGMAEVIKYGLIYDEAFLCYLEDHIDGLMGLQPDLLEQAIFRSCEIKAEVVAQDEKEAGIRAWLNLGHTFGHAIEAEQGYGKWLHGEAVAAGTLMAADLSCRLGWISAADVTRVKTILQAANLPVYPPEDMSAEQFKAHMLVDKKVLDGSIRLVLLQQIGKATVTSDFPAALLDETLSAGRALGVCC; encoded by the coding sequence ATGCGTAAACTGAACGTTGATCTGGGCGAGCGAAGCTACCCTATCTATATTGGCCAGGGGCTTCTGGATAAAGGGCTGATGGTGCCTTTTATTCGTGGTCGCCAGGTTCTGATTGTAACTAATGAAACCATAGCACCGCATTATCTGGGGCGTCTGGAGAAAAGCCTTCAGGGGCAGTTTCAGGTCGATAGTCTGGTTCTGCCTGATGGCGAACAGTATAAAAATCTCGATCAGATCAATGCCATCTTCGATGCGCTGCTGGAGAAAAAGCATAACCGCACGACAACGCTGATCGCTCTCGGTGGTGGGGTGGTCGGGGATATGACCGGATTTGCGGCGGCGTGCTACCAGCGCGGGGTGGACTTCATTCAGGTTCCTACCACGCTGCTGTCACAGGTAGATTCTTCGGTTGGCGGCAAGACTGGCGTGAATCATCCGAAAGGCAAAAATATGATCGGGGCCTTCCATCAGCCGCAATGCGTAGTCATCGATACAGATGTGCTCAACAGCCTGCCTGAGAAAGAGCTTTCAGCCGGCATGGCCGAGGTGATCAAATATGGCCTTATCTATGATGAGGCTTTCCTCTGTTATCTTGAGGACCATATCGATGGTCTGATGGGATTGCAGCCTGATCTGCTGGAACAGGCGATTTTCCGCTCTTGTGAAATCAAGGCGGAGGTAGTGGCTCAGGATGAGAAAGAGGCCGGGATTCGTGCCTGGCTGAATCTGGGGCATACCTTTGGCCATGCGATTGAAGCAGAACAGGGATATGGGAAATGGTTGCACGGCGAAGCGGTAGCCGCGGGTACGCTGATGGCAGCGGACCTCTCATGTCGTCTGGGTTGGATCTCTGCGGCTGATGTGACGCGGGTTAAAACGATCCTGCAGGCGGCCAACCTGCCGGTTTATCCACCTGAAGATATGAGCGCGGAACAGTTCAAAGCGCATATGCTGGTTGATAAAAAGGTTCTGGATGGAAGCATCCGTCTGGTGTTGCTACAGCAGATCGGTAAAGCGACGGTAACATCTGATTTCCCTGCGGCACTTCTGGATGAAACCCTTTCCGCAGGCAGAGCTTTAGGTGTATGTTGTTAA
- a CDS encoding PilN domain-containing protein, whose amino-acid sequence MATINLRPWREELAQKRQKDFLTNLLVSAIIAALIVFGIGYYFDFMKQRQMDRNNFLRAETSKLDKQIAEIRKLKEQRARLLDRLNAIQELQGTRPLIVRNFDELVRVLPDAVYYRSLTRRGDTVAITGLAEENLDVSSLMRNLDQSIWFGEPNLSGVGKAGADANSFNLTVPVTKPKAEAAK is encoded by the coding sequence ATGGCGACGATTAACTTAAGGCCCTGGCGCGAAGAACTGGCGCAAAAACGGCAGAAGGATTTTCTTACTAACCTGTTAGTGTCGGCGATTATCGCAGCATTGATTGTGTTTGGTATCGGGTACTATTTCGACTTCATGAAACAGCGTCAGATGGACCGGAATAATTTCCTCCGGGCTGAAACCTCCAAGCTGGACAAGCAGATCGCGGAAATTCGTAAACTGAAAGAGCAGCGGGCCCGGTTGCTGGATCGATTGAACGCGATTCAGGAACTGCAGGGTACCCGGCCGTTAATTGTACGTAACTTTGATGAGCTGGTCAGGGTGTTACCGGATGCCGTTTATTATCGTTCGCTGACTCGCCGGGGAGATACGGTAGCGATTACCGGTCTGGCTGAGGAAAATCTGGACGTTTCTTCGTTGATGCGTAATCTCGATCAGTCGATCTGGTTTGGTGAACCCAATCTGAGTGGTGTAGGCAAAGCGGGCGCAGATGCAAACTCGTTTAATCTGACCGTGCCGGTAACTAAGCCCAAGGCGGAGGCAGCTAAGTAA
- the pilQ gene encoding type IV pilus secretin PilQ — MKPMRLVMVALFSLFMSEWAAAEILLKKANFVALPGGKIELRFDFDSAPPSPQAYMINQPSRLVMDLWGVENDLGSRSLDVKTGQVDAVSFAQTDGRLRVVTSLFEPAGYKTFTEGNSLFVVLQSKGEVIKPPSSIANMVTASADKGTRVSSDRTKVEGMDFERVEGGIGRVTISLSDDKAGVDIQEEGNNVIVNLVGAELSRALEQRVDVQDFVTPVMFIDSMANGANTSVLIKPSAEPYEYLAYQTDNQLVLDFKPVSQAEKAERNKELFPFSGEPIDLNFQNVEVRSVLQIIAEVAELNLVVSDTVGGNITLRLKNVPWDQALDIILKTRGLDQRTVGNVLLIAPAAEIAERERAELESSQQVKELAPLRTEFIQVDYRKASEMMATIQNAKLVSERGFVMADDETNVLMVRETDQAIREIRSTLDRFDVEVEQVLVEARLVNATTNVTKDLGVKWGFGYNDVDNGQGWIVNNEIGSIDFASPPTNAGLQVDLGATAANAGSIAIGFKPGASSLLALELSALETDGKAEVVSQPKVMTTNGKQAKIESGSEIPYQTVEDGEVSIEFKDVVLSLDVTPRINPGDRIAMDLVIKQDSIGQVLPNGEISIDNNELMTSVVVPDGQTIVLGGVFKNENSETTNKVPLLGDLPVVGPLFRNKENQTEKTELLIFITPKLVRNSLSGQ; from the coding sequence ATGAAACCTATGCGTCTTGTTATGGTTGCGCTGTTCAGTTTGTTTATGTCGGAGTGGGCGGCAGCTGAGATCCTATTGAAGAAAGCAAACTTTGTCGCTCTTCCGGGCGGTAAAATCGAACTCAGGTTTGACTTTGATTCTGCTCCTCCCTCTCCCCAGGCTTATATGATCAATCAGCCATCACGGCTGGTGATGGACCTCTGGGGGGTTGAAAACGACCTGGGAAGTCGTTCACTGGATGTGAAAACGGGGCAGGTGGATGCGGTCAGTTTTGCTCAGACCGATGGCCGCCTTCGTGTAGTTACCAGCCTGTTTGAGCCGGCGGGTTATAAAACCTTCACTGAGGGAAATAGTCTGTTTGTGGTTTTGCAGTCTAAGGGTGAGGTGATCAAGCCGCCATCGTCGATCGCCAACATGGTGACTGCATCTGCCGACAAAGGCACTCGGGTCTCTTCGGATCGCACCAAAGTAGAAGGGATGGACTTTGAGCGTGTTGAAGGTGGTATTGGCCGGGTTACCATTAGCCTGTCTGACGATAAGGCGGGAGTGGATATTCAGGAAGAGGGCAACAACGTTATTGTCAACCTGGTCGGGGCAGAGCTTTCGCGAGCCCTTGAGCAGCGGGTGGATGTGCAGGATTTTGTGACCCCGGTTATGTTTATCGACTCCATGGCTAATGGGGCTAATACCAGTGTGCTGATTAAACCGAGCGCCGAGCCCTATGAGTATCTGGCCTATCAGACGGATAATCAGTTAGTACTGGACTTTAAGCCTGTTTCTCAGGCGGAAAAAGCGGAACGCAATAAAGAGCTGTTTCCATTCAGCGGTGAGCCGATTGATCTGAACTTCCAGAATGTTGAAGTGCGTTCAGTCCTGCAGATTATTGCGGAAGTAGCAGAGCTGAATCTGGTAGTCAGTGATACAGTGGGCGGTAACATCACGCTACGCCTGAAAAACGTACCCTGGGATCAGGCGCTGGATATTATTCTGAAAACCCGCGGCCTTGATCAGCGCACGGTGGGTAACGTGTTACTCATAGCACCGGCGGCAGAGATCGCAGAGCGGGAACGTGCTGAGCTGGAAAGTTCGCAGCAGGTCAAAGAGTTGGCGCCACTGCGCACTGAATTTATTCAGGTGGACTATCGTAAAGCCTCAGAGATGATGGCTACGATTCAGAATGCCAAGCTGGTGTCCGAGCGTGGTTTTGTGATGGCGGATGATGAAACCAATGTGTTGATGGTGCGGGAGACCGATCAGGCAATCAGGGAGATTCGCTCAACTCTGGATCGTTTCGATGTTGAAGTAGAGCAGGTGCTGGTCGAGGCGCGTCTGGTTAATGCCACAACTAACGTCACCAAGGATCTGGGGGTGAAGTGGGGCTTTGGCTATAACGACGTGGACAACGGTCAGGGCTGGATCGTTAACAACGAAATCGGCAGTATCGATTTTGCTTCCCCGCCTACGAATGCCGGTTTGCAGGTGGATCTGGGTGCCACGGCTGCGAATGCAGGCAGTATTGCGATTGGTTTTAAACCCGGGGCAAGCAGTCTGCTGGCTCTGGAGCTCTCGGCTCTGGAAACCGATGGTAAGGCCGAAGTAGTCTCTCAGCCTAAGGTGATGACCACCAATGGTAAACAGGCCAAAATTGAATCCGGTTCGGAAATTCCTTATCAGACGGTTGAAGATGGTGAGGTCAGCATTGAATTTAAAGATGTCGTGCTGAGCCTGGATGTAACGCCGCGGATCAATCCGGGTGACCGAATTGCGATGGATCTGGTGATCAAGCAGGATTCTATCGGTCAGGTACTGCCTAACGGTGAAATCAGTATTGATAATAATGAGCTGATGACTTCGGTCGTTGTGCCTGACGGGCAAACGATTGTGCTGGGCGGGGTATTTAAAAATGAAAACAGTGAGACAACCAACAAGGTGCCACTGCTGGGTGACCTTCCGGTGGTTGGTCCGTTGTTCCGTAACAAAGAAAATCAGACCGAGAAAACCGAGCTGCTGATCTTTATTACACCAAAACTGGTACGTAATTCACTGTCAGGGCAGTAG